One window of the Zea mays cultivar B73 chromosome 3, Zm-B73-REFERENCE-NAM-5.0, whole genome shotgun sequence genome contains the following:
- the LOC103651051 gene encoding protein G1-like7 has protein sequence MDPSGPGPSSVVGAGGGEAPAVAPQRPAQLSRYESQKRRDWNTFLQYLRNHRPPLTLARCSGAHVIEFLRYLDQFGKTKVHAAGCAYYGQPAPPGPCPCPLRQAWGSLDALIGRLRAAYEESGGTPESNPFAARAVRIYLREVRDSQAKARGIPYEKKKRKRTQQAAAEASTSSSAAAAAGGSGSGSGRAAAASSAAQAGGSSAAPSTT, from the coding sequence ATGGATCCCTCCGGGCCTGGCCCGTCGTCGGTCGTGGGGGCAGGAGGCGGCGAGGCACCGGCCGTGGCGCCGCAGCGGCCGGCGCAGCTGAGTAGGTACGAGTCGCAGAAGCGGAGGGACTGGAACACGTTCCTGCAGTACCTGCGGAACCACCGGCCGCCGCTGACGCTGGCGCGGTGCAGCGGCGCGCACGTGATCGAGTTCCTGAGGTACCTGGACCAGTTCGGCAAGACCAAGGTGCACGCCGCCGGGTGCGCCTACTACGGCCAGCCCGCGCCTCCGGGGCCCTGCCCGTGCCCGCTGCGGCAGGCGTGGGGGTCGCTCGACGCGCTCATCGGCCGCCTGCGCGCGGCGTACGAGGAGAGCGGCGGGACGCCCGAGTCCAACCCCTTCGCCGCGCGCGCTGTGCGGATCTACCTGCGCGAAGTGCGCGACTCGCAGGCCAAGGCGCGCGGCATCCCCTACGAGAAGAAGAAGCGCAAACGCACGCAGCAGGCGGCCGCGGAGGCTTCGACGAGCTcgtcagctgctgctgctgccggcgggagcgggagcgggagcggCAGGGCTGCTGCTGCTTCGTCCGCCGCTCAGGCTGGAGGGAGTAGCGCTGCACCGAGCACCACTTGA